The window GCAGGGTGTACGAGTTGACGGCGTCGCCGAGCTCCATCCCGCGCTGGATCATCCCGATCGCGATGCCGCCGACGACGTTGATGACGATGATCAGGATGCCCGCGATCGCATCGCCCTTGACGAACTTCGAGGCGCCGTCCATCGCGCCGTAGAAGTCGGCCTCCGCCGAGACCTCCGCGCGACGGGCCCGCGCCTGCTCCTCCGTGATGAGCCCGGCGTTGAGGTCGGCGTCGATCGCCATCTGCTTGCCCGGCATCGCGTCGAGGGTGAAGCGGGCGCCCACCTCGGCGACGCGCTCCGCACCCTTGGTGACGACGATGAACTGGATGACCACCAGGATGAGGAACACGACCGCGCCGATGATGATCGACCCGCCGACCGCGACGTGCCCGAACGCCTGGATGACCTGGCCGGCGAACCCGTCGCCCAGCACCAGACGCGTGGAGGCGACGTTGAGTCCCAGCCGGAACAGCGTCGCGACCAGCAGCAGCGAGGGGAACACCGAGAAGTCGAGCGGCTTCTTGACGAACATCGTGGTGAGCAGGATGACCAGCGCCAGCATGATGTTGACGATGATGAGCAGGTCGAGCAGCCACGACGGCACGGGCACGACCAGCAGCATGATGATGCCGACCACCCCGATCGGCACGGCCAGTTTGGCGGCGAGGCCCTTGTTCGGCTTCATGACAGCCCTCCCTGCAGCTGGGGTCGCATCGTGTGGAATCCGGCCGCCGACCCGCGCTGCTTCAGCGACATGACGAACGCGAGCACACGGGCGACGGAGTTGTAGAGCTCGACCGGGATCTCGTCGCCGATCTGGCATCCGGCGTGCAGCGCCCGGGCGAGCGGGATGTCCTTGACGATCGGCACGCGCTCCTCCTCGGCCTTCTCGCGGATGCGCAGGGCGATGGCTCCCGCACCCTTCGCGACGACGCGCGGGGCGGACTTGCCCGGCTCGTACTTCACCGCCACCGCGATGTGCGTGGGGTTCACGAGCACCACATCCGCCCCTCCGATCGCCGCGATCATGCGGTTGCGGCTCATCGCCAGCTGGCGCGAGCGGCGCTGCGAGCGCACCAGCGGGTCGCCCTCGGTGTTCTTGTTCTCGTCCCGCAGCTCCTGCTTGCTCATGCGGGTGTGCTTGCGGTTGCGCCGCATGACGACCAGCACGTCCAGCCCGGCGAGCACGAGCCCGGCGCCGACCGCCGCCTGCAGGAGGCCGGCCGTGCCGCCGGACGCGGCCGAGAGCAGCGAGGCGAGAGGCATCGAGCCGGAGGTCAGCAGCACCGGCATGAGGCCCTGCACGACGAGGAACAGCCCGATCGCGACGACCGCGGACTTCAGCAGCGTCTTCGCGCCCTCCCAGAGCGCGCGCATCCCGAACACCCGCCCGATGCCCTGCACCAGGTTGAACTGCTCGTACTTGCCCTCGAGCTTCTTGAAGTGGATGCCGCCCTGCACCGCCGCGGCGCCGACGACCGCCAGCGCGCCCACCGCAAGCAGCGGTCCGATCGTCGCCATGATGCTGCCCAGGCCGTCGCCGAGCGCCGCGAGCGCCTTGGCCGGGTCGGGGCTCTCGATCACGGAGCGCACCGAGAACAGCTGGTCGATCGCCGCCGTGGACCCCGTCTGCATCGTGAACGGCAGCATCACCGCGGCGGCGCCGACGCCCACCCAGGCGGTGAGGTCCGTCGACTTGCCGAGGCGGCCCTTGGAGCGGGCCTCCTTCATCCGCTTGTCGGTCGCCTTCTCGGTGCGTTCCTGCGCGTCGCTCATCGGCCCACCCCCAGCATGATCTTGACGGCGGTGTCGGTGAGGCCCGAGACGACGCCGGGGAGCGCGACGAAGACGATGGCCGAGAGCACCACGGTGAGCATGATCTTCAGAGGGAAGCCGAGCGAGAAGGCGTTCAGCGCTGGGGCGACCCGGGTCAGGAGGCCGAGGCCCACGTCGGCGAGGAAGAGCACGACGATCAGCGGACCGGCGATCTGGAGGGCCGCCAGGAACATCTGCGTCACGCCGGTGACCATCTCCTTCGCCGGGTCGGCCATGCTCAGGCCGGTCGCGAGCGGGATGGCGTCGAAGGTGCGAATGAGACCGCCGATGATGAGCTGGTAACCGCCCGAGGCGAACAGCAGCGCCAAGGCGGTGAGCTGGAACATCCGGGTGAACTGCGCCCCGTTGATCATCGACTGCGGGTCGAACGCCTGCGCGAGCTGGAACCCGCCGAACAGGTCGATCAGGCTGCCGGCGGACTGGATGGCCGCGAAGACCAGGAAGACCAGGAACCCGAGCGTCGCGCCGACCGCGAGCTCCCGGATCATGTCCAACAGGAACGCCCCGGTGTCGCCGGACCGGTATCCCGCGCCGACCCGAGGCGCGACCGCGACCGCCAGGCCGATGGCGAGCATCCCCTTCACCTGCGCCGGGAACCCGTTGTACGAGAAGGGCGGCGCGATGACGAGGAACGCCACCATCCGCAGGGAGGCGAGCGCGATCGCCTCGATGGCGGCCAGGTCGATGGGGATGTTCATCAGCCGTGACCCAGCAGTTGCGGCAGCTTCTCGAAGAGGACGTGCGTGAAGGAGACGAGCTCGGAGATCATCCACTGGCCGCAGATGATCAGGGCGACGGCGACCGCGGCGGCCTTGGGCACGAACGAGAGCGTGACCTCCTGGATCTGCGTGATCGACTGCACCAGCGAGATGGCGAAGCCGACGACCAAGGCGGTGATCACGATCGGTGCGGCCAGCTTGGCCGTCACCAGGAGCCCCTGCATGGCGATGTCGAGGACCGCGTTCGGGTTCATCCGCCGCCTCCGTAGCTCGTGATGAGGCTCGTGATGATCAGTCCCCAGCCGTCGACCAGCACGAAGAGCAGGATCTTGAACGGCAGGGAGATCATCACCGGCGGGAGCATCATCATGCCCATCGACATCAGGGCGGCGGAGACGACCATGTCGATGACGAGGAACGGCACGAAGATGACGAAGCCGATGATGAAGGCCGCCCGCAGCTCGGAGATCATGAAGGCCGGGATGAGCGTCAGCAGCGGCACCGAGCTCATGTCCTTCGGGTTCGCCCGGCCCGCGGCGCGGGTCATCAGCGCGATGTCCTCCTCGCGCGTGTGCGACGCCATGAAGTGGCGGAGCGGCGCCTCGGCGGCGTGCGTCGCGGCCGTGAAGTCGATGTGGCCGGCGAGGTAGGGCTGCACGGCCGTGTTGTTGATGTCGACCAGCACCGGGCTCATGATGAACAGGCTCAGGAACAGGGCGAGACCGGCGAGCACCTGGTTCGGCGGGATGGACGGCAGCGCCAGCGCGTTCCGGGTGATCGCGAGCACCACGAAGATCTTGGTGAACGACGACATCATCAGCAGCAGGGCCGGAGCGACCGACAGCACGGTGATGCCGACGAGGGTCAGGATGGCCGCGCTCGGCGTGCCGTTCGGCCCGTTGATGTCGAGGGTGAGGCCGCCGCTGCCGCCCGACGGACCGGACGGACCGGAGGGAGTGGGAACCGGGGTCGGGACCGCGTGCGCGGCGTTCGCGCCCAGCAGGACGATGGCGACGGCGATCAGCGCGACCAGCACGCCGGCCAGCGCGAGACGGGGCAGCCGCCCGGCGCGCGCCGACACCCCCGGCGCCGTCACTCCCGGCGTCACTGCGCGCGCCCTCACTTCTTGGGGCGCACCGCCGAACTCGCCTGCCGCCATGTAGCCGGGGACAGGATCGAGCCTTTGAGTGCCTCGTCGAAGAGCGAGGCGCGTCCCTGCGCCGTGAGGAAGTCGGCATCCTGCCTGGTGGTCGTGGTGGTGCGGGTGGAGCTGGTGGTCCCGGTCGCCGCCAGGACCTCGTCATCCGAGTGCGTCTCGGCGTCCGCATCGCGGACGGGCTTGAGCGGGGTGACGTCCGCATCCTGCGGACGGTCGGAGGTGTGGAGCACGGAGACCTGGCGCTCGGTGACGCCGAGCACGAAGCGGTTGCCGTCCACATCCACGACGACGACCGACGCCTTCGCGCCGATCCCCTGCCGACCGACGACCGTGACCGCGTTGCCGCGGCGCCGGCGGGCCGTCGTGCGTCCCTTGCTCACGCGACGCTGCACGAACCACAGCAGCGCCACGATGACACCCAGCACGACGAGCACGCGCAGGGCGATGAACAGGGTCTCCACGCCCCCCTCTATCGGCCGGCCTCCCCGCTCCGTTAGCGCCTCCCGTCGCCTGCGCCCCTCGTCTTTCGTCGAGGTGCACGTCGTTGCGCGCGACACGCCGCGTGAGGGCACAACAAGGTGCACCTCGGCGAGATGGATGGGCGGACGGGGGGAGACCGGAGGGGACCCGACCGGGTCAGTCGAGGTCTTCGGCGGTGTCCAGGATCTTCGTGATGCGGACCGCGTAGTCCTGGTCGACCACGACGATCTCGCCGTGCGCGATCAGGCGACCGTTGAGCAGCACGTCCGCGGGCGACCCCGCCGAGCGGTCCAGCTCGATGACGGCGCCCGGCTCCATCGCCAGCACGTCGCGCACCGCCATGCGGGTGCGCCCGATCTCGACGGTGAGGGCCATCTCGACGTTGCTGATGCGCGCCAGCTTGCCGCCGAGCACGCCCGAGCCCGAGCGCTCGGCGACGGAGGCGCGGCCGCGCACCGCGAACCAGCCTGCGACGCCGGCCGGGCCGTTCAGGGCGAAGACGGTCGTGTGGGGGTCGGTGAACAGTTCCGCGGCGTCCTCCGCGCGGGCGTCGTCGAGCACACCGGCGCCGAACGTGTCGCTGGCCGCCTCGAGGGCCGGCTGCAGCACATCCTGCAGCGCCACGACGGGCGAGCCGTCCGCGCCCTCGTCCACCAGGTGCGGCGCCTCCAGCAGCACGACAGCGACATCGGCCGAGACCGCGCCGACGAACGTCGCGACGACCGCCTGCGCGCCGGCCGGCACGTCCGAGGCCTGCGTGAGCAGAGGCGTGAGCGGCATCCCGGTCGGGAGGACGCGGGCGACCGCGTCGGCGGCGGCCTGCGCCTGACCCAGGGAGAGTCCGGTGGAGGAGACGGTGCTGGTCATGCTCATGGTTCAGTCCTCTGTGTCGATGATCACGCAGGCGAGACGGGAGCCGCTCGAGCCGAGGCCGGCCGAGGCGACGGTCTGTCCGCCGACGGTGAGGTCGAAGGGTCGGTGCTGCGGGTGCGGCAGCGGAAGGAGGTCGCCGACGGACAGGCCGAGCACGACGCTCGGGCGGACCGTCGCGGGGGTGAGGCGCAGGGACACGTCGACCGGGACGCGCGCGAGCTGTGCATCCACCAGCTCCCGGGCGTTCTCGGTGCTGTGCGTTGGGTTCGTCTCGCCGAGCTGGGGCAGCACGGCCACCGCGGGGAGCGCGACCGTGGCACGGGCGACGTTCTCGCCCACGCGGAGCTCGAAGCCGGCCACGATCATCAGCTCGCTGGTGGCCGCCGCCTGCGCGAACTGGGAGTTGTACTGGATGGCGTCCACCGCGATCTGCGCGACCAGGATGGACCCCAGCGAGTACCGGAGGTCCTCCAGCGCGTCGTCCATCAGCCGCCGTACCAGCGCGTGCTCGATCTGGGTGAAGGTGCGCTCGTGGTCGACCGGGGTGCCCTGGCCGCCCAGCATCGCGTTCACCCAGGAGAGCGCCGCGACCGTGGGGAACTGGATGACCGCCTTCGGGGCGATGCCCTCCAGCTCGCACAGCACCATCGCGGTGGTCGCGGGCAGCGACGCCGCGTACTCGTCGTACGTCTGCATCTGCACGCTGTCGCACTCCACCTGGCTGAGCACGCGCACCTTCGCCGTCAGCTGGGTGCCCCACTGCCGCGCGAACGTCTCGAACGCCAGCTCGAGCACACGCGAGTGCTCGCGTGCGAGGGTCGTCGGCCGCCGGAAGTCGTAGACCGGCGCCTCGGGCGCATCCGGTGCCGGGGCCTGCAGAGTGGTCACGGAGCCGACTATCGGCCGCGTTACCGATCCCGTTAGGCGCGCGGCGTCCCCCTAACGACGGACCGTTCCGGACCGATAGTGCCCTCGTGACGGCTCACCCGGAGCCGAGACCAGGATTCGCGCCCATGATCGTCGTCACCCGATTGAACGACAGCCAGTTTGCGGTCAACCCCGACCTCATCGAGCGCATCCACGCCAGTCCGGACACCACTCTCGTCATGGTCGACGGGGCGAAGTTCATCGTCACCGAGACCCTGTCCGAAGTGATCGAGAAGATCGCCGCGTACCGGGCGCGTGTGATCGCCCTCGCCCACGACCTCCCCGCCGCCGGCCCGCGCCCCGTGCCCGCGCCGCCGCTGGGGCTCGTGACGCTGACCGGCCTGGAAGACGACGACACGGTTCAGGCTCACCCCGAGTCCCGCGCCGTCCCCCTGCGAGCAAGGAAGAAGTAATGGACCCGGCAACGATCATCGGCATCGTCCTCGCGTTCGGCGCCGTCGTCGCGATGGTGACGATGGAGGGCGCCCACCTGAGCGCCCTGCTGCTCCCCGCCCCCATGGTGCTGGTCTTCGGGGCGACCATCGCCGTCGGCATCGCCAGCGGCACGATCAAGGACTTCCTGACGGCGTTCAAGGCGCTCCCGCGCGCCCTGCGCGGCAAAGTGGAGCCGCCCCAGCAGGTGATCGACCAGGTCGTCGGCCTCGCGGAGAAGGCGCGCGCCAGCGGCCTCCTCGCCATGGAGCAGGAAGCCGAGGGCGTCGACGACCCCTTCCTGAAGCGCGCCCTGCAGAACATCGCCGACGGCACGGACGGCGACGAGCTGCGCGTGCTGCTGGAGGACGAGATCGCGACGCGCTCCAAGAAGGACCGGGTGGCCGCCAAGTTCTTCAGCGCGATGGGCGGCTACGCCCCGACGATCGGCATCATCGGCACCGTCGTGTCGCTGACCCACGTGCTCGAGAACCTCGCCGAGCCGGGCGAGCTGGGACCGCTGATCGCGAGCGCGTTCGTCGCGACGCTGTGGGGCCTCATGTCGGCCAACTTCCTCTGGCTGCCGCTCGGCGCGCGCCTGCGCCGCCTCTCCGAGCTGGACGTCGAGCGGATGACGCTGCTCATGGAGGGCGTGCTGGCCGTGCAGTCCGGCTCGCAGCCGCGCCTCCTCGGCGAGCGCCTGCGCGCGATGGTGCCGGACGGCGACGCGGACAAGCCGGCGTCGAAGGCCGCCAAGGCGTCGCGCGGCGCGAAGGATCCCGTCGAGGAAGCCGCCTGACATGTCCGCCCGCCGTCGCAAGAAGCACGAGGAGCCCGAGGAGCACGAGAACGAGGAGCGCTGGATGGCCTCCTACATGGACATGGTCACCGTGCTCATGTGCATGTTCATCGTGCTGTTCGCGATGTCGACGGTGGATGCGAAGAAGTTCGAGCAGCTCAAGGACTCGCTGGCGACCGGCTTCGGCCAGGTGAAGACGCAGAAGATCGACACCGCGGCCGGTGTCGTCGTGCCCCCGAAGCACGTCGACGAGTCGGGCAAGTCGACCGACTTCGCGCTGGCGCAGCAGGAGGTGCAGAACCTCCAGCGGCTGAAGGACCAGATCCAGGCCGCCCTCACCCACGACGGGCTGCAGGATGCGGTGGAGCTGAAGATCGACTCCCGCGGCCTGACCATCGGCCTGGTCGGCAACTCCACCTTCTTCGACTCCAACCGGGCCGAGCTCAGCCCCCGCGCGGTCGCCGTGCTGAACGACATCGGCCCGGTGCTCGCGCCCGCCTCCTACGACGTCTCGGTCGAGGGGCACGCCGACCTGCGCCAGCCGGGCGCGCCCTACCCGACCAACTGGGAGCTCTCCGCCGGCCGTGCGACCAGCGTGCTCCGTCACCTGGTGGAGGTGAACGGCTTCCCACAGGCCCGCATCGCGGCGGTCAGCTTCGGCTCGGCCCGTCCGGTCGACGGCTTCACCGGCACGACCGACAACGACCTCGCGCAGAACCGCCGAGTGGATGTGGTGGTGCTGTCCGCACAGCCCGACACCATCCGCAAACTGATCCCCCAGGCGCTGCAGGCCCCGGCCCCCGAGCCCACCACCGCTCCCGCCGCCTCCCGCTGACGCCCTCCCCCACCGTCGAGTACACGAAAAGTGCACGCCATTCGGCCGTTAAGCGTGCAATATTCGTGTACTCGACGGGGTTGAGGCCGGTATGGATCTTCAGATCAGTGATCGCGTCGTCCTCGTCGTGGGCGGCACCGGCTTCATCGGCTCCGCGGTCGTCGACCGCCTCCGCGCCGAGGGCGCGACCGTCGTCGTCGCCTCCCGCAACGCCTCCGCCGACGGGGTCGCACTGGACGCCGCCGACGAGAACTCCGTGCGCCGGGGAGTCGACGAGGTGCTGAAGCGTCACGGACGCATCGACGGCCTCGTCGTGACGGCCGCACCGCCCGCGCAGACCCTCGACCCGGCCCGCAGCTCCGACCCCGAGCAGATCCTGAGCGCGGTCGACGGCAAGGCGCTGTCGTTCCTCCGCGTCGCCCGCGCGGTGATCCCCGCGATGCGCGAGGCCGGCTTCGGCCGGATCGTCGCGATCAGCGGCCAGAACGCCTACATCAGCGGCAACATCACGGCGGTGGTGCGCAACGCATCCACCATCCTGATCGCGAAGAACCTCGCCGACGAGCTGGCCGGGACGGGCGTCGCCGTCAACGTCATCAACCCCGGCCTCGTCACCGAGACCCCCTCCGCCGAGGTCGCGCCGGGGCGAGGCGGGGAGTCGTCCCCCGACCAGATCGCCGACCTGGTCGCCTTCCTCACCTCGCCCCGGTCGGCGGTCGACGGCGAGTCCATCGCCGTCGGCCACCGGATGCTGGGGACGACCCTGCTCTAGCCGAGCGAGACGGCGGTCCAGGAGACCGGCGGCAGCTCGAGGGTGAGGATGCCGTCGGCGAGGGATGCGGTGGGCGTCGGGCGCAGGCCGACACGGTTCTGGTCCTGCATCGTGTTCTTCGCGTAGACGTCGTCGTCCCAGAGGGAGAGCGCCTCGCGCACCGCGGAGACGCCGAGGTCGCGCACGTCGACGCTCACCGTCTGCGTCTCGGTGGTGCTGCGGTTCACGACGAAGAGGGCCGCCGTGCCGTCCGTCTCGTCGACGGTCGCCACCGCATCCACCAGGTCGGCCTCGCCGTAGACCGCGGTCTCGTACTTCCCGGTGCTGATGGTCGGCCGCAGCACCTCGCCGCGCGCCAGCCGGCTCGTCACCGAGAACGGGAAGAACGTCGTCTGGCGCCACGCGTCGCCGCCCGGCTCGGTCATGATCGGCGCGATGACGTTCACCAGCTGCGCGAGGGATGCGCTGGTCACCCGGTCGTGGTTCTTCAGCAGCGTGATCAGCAGGTTGCCGAGCACCACCGCATCCGCGACCGAGTAGACGTCCTCGAGCTGGCGCGGGGCGTACCGCCACTCGTCGTTGACCTCCTCCGACGCCTGGTGCTCGTCGAGGTACCAGATGTTCCACTCGTCGAACGAGATCTGGATGCGCTTGCGGCTCTTCAGCTTGTTGCCCACGTGGTCGGCGGTCGAGACGACGGTGTCGATGAAGTACTGCATGTCCACCGACGACGCGAGGAACGACCCGAGGTCGCCCCCGCGCTCCTGGTAGTACGCGTGCGCCGAGATGAAGTCGACGTGCTCGTAGGAGTGCTCGAGCACGATCCGCTCCCAGTCGCCGAAGGTCGGCATCCCGGATCCGGACGAGCCGCAGACCACGAGCTCGAGGTCCTTGTCGGCCATCTTCATCGCGGCGGCCGTGCGGGCGGCGAGCTTGCCGTAGTCGTCGGCGGTCATGTAGCCCGTCTGCCACGGGCCGTCCATCTCGTTGCCCAGGCACCACATCCGGATGTCGTGCGGCTCCGGCGTCCCGTTGGCGATGCGCTGGTCGCTGAGCGCGGTGCCGGACGGGTGGTTGGCGTACTCGAGCAGGTCGAGGGCCGCCTGGATGCCGCGCGTGCCGAGGTTGACGGCCAGCATCAGCTCCGAGCCGGTGAGCTTCAGCCAGCGCGAGAACTCGTCGAGGCCGACCTGGTTCGACTCCAGCGAGTGCCAGGCGAGGTCGCGGCGGACCGGGCGCTGGTCGCGCGGGCCGACCGAGTCCTCCCAGCGGAAGCCGGAGACGAAGTTGCCGCCGGGGTAGCGGATCGTGCTGGAGCCGAGCTCGCGCACGAGGTCGACGACGTCGAGGCGAAAGCCGTCCTCGTTCGCGGTCGGGTGACCCGGCTCGTAGATGCCGTCGTAGACGCAGCGCCCCAGGTGCTCGACGAACGAGCCGAAGATGCGGCGGTTGAGGGGCGCGACGCGTGCGGCGCGGTCGATGACGATGCGGGTGTCAGACATGGGACTCCAGGGATGCTCGTTTGCGAAAGTCGCGATCTACAACGTTGTAGTACAACGATGTAGACCATAGTGCGCGGGGAAAGCGACCGTGTCAAACGGATTCCCGGTCAGCCCGCCGACGACTCCCGCTGCACCAGCCGGAAGGGCACGGCGATCTCCTCGGGCGCGAACGCTTCGGACGAGCCCTCCATGCGCCGGATCAGCAGATCGACTGCCGTGCGCGCGATCTCCTCCCGCCCCGGGTCGATCGTGGACAGGGTCGGCATCGAGTACTGGGTCTCGTCGACGTTGTCGAATCCGACCACGGCCACGTCCTCCGGGACGCGCAGGCCGGCCTCCTGCAGCGCACGCAAGGCGCCGAGCGCGATCGCGTCGTTGAACGCGACCACCCCGTCGAACGGGGTGCCGGCCGTCAGGAAGTCACGCATCCCCTCGGCACCGTTGCGCCGCAGCCACGTCCCGACCGGGACCACGAGGGACCCGTCGAACGGGATCCCCGCCGCGTCGAGAGCCTGCCGGTAGCCGTCGAGACGCAGCGCGGCCGAGCCGATCTCCTCGCCGGGATGCGCGCCCAGCGCGACGATCCGGCGGCGGCCGCCCGCGATGAGGTGCTCGGTGGCCGCCCGAGCGCCCTCGGTGTTGCGCATGGTGACGTGGTCGCGGGTCCCGTTCACGCTGCGGTCGCCCAGCAGTACCAGGGGGGTGCTGAGCTCGGCGATCAGGTCGGCATCCCCCTGGTCGAGCGTGAGGACGCTGTGGAGCACGCCGTCCACCATCCGGGCGCGCGGCTGGCGCAGCACGTCGATCTCGTGCTGCCGGTCGTCGCCGAACTGCTCGATCAGCACGGCGAGCCCCCGCTCGGCCGCCGCCCGCATCACGGAGTCGGCCAGCTCGGCGAAGTACGCGTTGCGCAGGTCGGGGATCATCAGCGAGATGACGTTCGTCCGCCCCGACCGCAGGCTGCGCGCCGACAGGTTCGGGGAGTATCCGAGGGTGTCGATCGCATCGAGGACCTTCCGCCGGGTCTCCTCGCGCACGTACGGGTAGTCGTTGATGACGTTGGACACCGTCTTCACGGACACACCGGCGAGCCGGCTGACATCGTGCATCGTCGCAGCCATGAACCCCCTCTCGCGCCTCCCCTGACATTACAACGTTGAAAGCGGGCCTCGCGCGCGGTCGCGCGGCGCCGAGTGGTGACATCCTGTCCCTATTCGCGGGGGATTCGGGCATCTACCCACGAGTCGTTGACGCGGGGACGCGGCAGGGGGACCGCGCGGGCGCGAGTGGTGACATGATGTCGCCATTCGCGGGGATTCGGACATCTACTCACGAATCGATCGGGCGCTCGTGGCATGCGCGCGCTCACGACGCGCGCGCCTGCGCCGCCCGATCGCTGAGGTGCACGTTATTGCGCCCGACACGCCGCACCCCCGCACAACAACGTGCACTTCAGCGCCGCAGCGGCACAGGGATGCGGCCATGCTGCCGGCGCCCAGCCGTCAGCTCGCCGAGGGTGCACCTTGTTGCGGGC is drawn from Leifsonia shinshuensis and contains these coding sequences:
- a CDS encoding LacI family DNA-binding transcriptional regulator, with protein sequence MAATMHDVSRLAGVSVKTVSNVINDYPYVREETRRKVLDAIDTLGYSPNLSARSLRSGRTNVISLMIPDLRNAYFAELADSVMRAAAERGLAVLIEQFGDDRQHEIDVLRQPRARMVDGVLHSVLTLDQGDADLIAELSTPLVLLGDRSVNGTRDHVTMRNTEGARAATEHLIAGGRRRIVALGAHPGEEIGSAALRLDGYRQALDAAGIPFDGSLVVPVGTWLRRNGAEGMRDFLTAGTPFDGVVAFNDAIALGALRALQEAGLRVPEDVAVVGFDNVDETQYSMPTLSTIDPGREEIARTAVDLLIRRMEGSSEAFAPEEIAVPFRLVQRESSAG